The following proteins come from a genomic window of Triticum aestivum cultivar Chinese Spring chromosome 6A, IWGSC CS RefSeq v2.1, whole genome shotgun sequence:
- the LOC123128370 gene encoding F-box/kelch-repeat protein At1g74510, translating to MLEGQSCLISRSLPSSCEQESRLAYMTYHLLEITRTKRPSGVLAIEQDGIAVAAVLAKRPKSEDSHDAVPVDCQGGNQGYSDSSTLISSIGRDNSINCLARCSRSDYGSIASLSRNFRSLVRDGGLYRERRRLGIAEHWVYFSCNVQEWEAYDPYRERWMTLPRMPPNECFMCSDKESLAVGTELLVFGKEILSHIVLSYSILTNSWSRGVEMNAPRCLFGSASFGEKAIIAGGMDCFGNVLSSAELYNSETKSWITLPSMNKRRRMCSGVFMDGKFYVIGGMASNTEVLTCGEEYDLEKGTWRLIENMSEGLNGASGAPPLVAVVDNELYAAQYAGKLVRKYNKSDNTWTTLGELPERPEAVNGWGIAFRGCGERLLVIGGPRVLGGGMIELHSWIPREGPLQWNMIGSKPSGNFVYNCAVMGC from the coding sequence ATGTTGGAGGGTCAATCTTGCCTGATCTCGAGGTCACTGCCCAGCTCCTGCGAACAGGAATCCAGATTAGCTTATATGACTTACCACCTCCTTGAGATCACAAGGACTAAGCGCCCATCTGGGGTCCTGGCTATTGAACAGGATGGAATTGCTGTGGCGGCAGTGCTGGCAAAGCGGCCTAAGTCTGAGGATAGCCATGATGCTGTGCCGGTAGACTGTCAAGGTGGTAATCAGGGCTATTCTGATTCAAGCACACTGATAAGTTCTATTGGCAGAGATAATTCAATCAATTGTCTAGCCCGCTGCTCTCGGTCTGATTATGGCTCCATTGCATCACTGAGCCGGAACTTCCGTTCCCTTGTCCGTGATGGTGGTCTGTACAGAGAAAGGCGGAGGTTAGGGATTGCAGAACACTGGGTGTATTTCTCCTGCAATGTGCAGGAGTGGGAGGCATATGACCCATACCGTGAACGGTGGATGACGCTCCCAAGGATGCCACCTAATGAGTGTTTCATGTGCTCAGACAAGGAGTCACTAGCTGTCGGCACTGAACTTCTGGTGTTTGGCAAGGAGATTCTATCACATATTGTTCTTAGCTATAGCATCCTGACCAACTCATGGTCAAGAGGCGTTGAAATGAATGCCCCTAGATGTTTGTTTGGTTCGGCTAGTTTTGGAGAGAAGGCAATTATAGCTGGTGGCATGGATTGTTTTGGGAATGTGCTTAGTTCTGCTGAGCTGTACAACTCTGAAACTAAAAGTTGGATTACACTTCCGAGCATGAACAAGCGTAGGAGAATGTGTTCTGGAGTCTTCATGGATGGCAAGTTTTATGTTATTGGTGGAATGGCCAGTAACACGGAGGTGCTGACATGCGGAGAAGAGTATGATTTAGAGAAGGGTACCTGGAGGTTGATAGAGAACATGTCAGAGGGGCTCAATGGTGCCAGTGGTGCTCCTCCCCTTGTTGCTGTAGTTGACAATGAGCTATATGCGGCTCAATATGCAGGAAAACTAGTAAGGAAGTATAATAAAAGTGACAACACATGGACAACTCTTGGGGAGTTACCAGAGCGCCCAGAAGCTGTGAATGGCTGGGGCATTGCATTCCGAGGATGCGGAGAGCGGCTCCTGGTGATTGGTGGACCAAGAGTGCTGGGCGGCGGGATGATTGAACTCCATTCGTGGATCCCAAGGGAGGGCCCCTTGCAATGGAACATGATCGGAAGCAAACCTTCTGGCAACTTTGTTTATAACTGTGCTGTCATGGGGTGCTGA